The Dehalobacter sp. DCM sequence ATGTCACACGTTTTAATGGTTTCCATAAGTCTTTGGTCGCAAGGGTTAACAATAGCTGCAGTTAATCCACACTGCATAGCCATTGCACAGTAGGTAGCATCGATAATCGGGCGAACATTTTTCGGTGCGCCGTTGGAAACGTTGCTTAAGCCGGCGTTGGTTCTAAGGCCCATTTCGGTGATTTGGCGAATGGTTTCCAATACTTCAGGCGCTTTCTCCTGCATGCCTTTGATGACCAGGAACAGGGGGTCAAAGAGCAGATCCATCGGATCCATACCCAGCATCATGGCTTTTTCCAACATTTCGGTGCAATAGGTGATACGTTCTTCAACATCAGAGGGAATGCCTTCTTTCGCGCACAGGGCGATAGCCATAGCGTCATTAGCAGCAGCAACATCCAGGAGTCCGAGACGCGGTCCAGCATCGGCAGAGTTGATGATCGGCTTTCCTTTGGAACGGTTATACACTTTGATACCGGCTTCGATGGCTTTCTTATTAGCAGTATCCAAGCAAATAGGCACATTGTCGCATTCGCTTTGCAGGAGCTGTACAGCCCAAGCCATGACTTCTTCGCCGTCTCTTTCGGCAGGTCCGATATTCAAATCAAGATAATAAGCGCCGGCAGCCAGTTGTTCTTTTGCTCTTTGCAGAATGGGTTCAGGGTTGCGGTCCGCAATTGCCTGGCGGATGACCGGAGAAATACAATGGATTCTTTCACCAATTACTAAAAATCTATCCATGTTAGAGCACCTCCACATAATTTGTTCTATCTTTTATACCCAGTGCGAATTCATAACGAATCCGTATTAGTTAATACCTTCCAGCGTTCTCAGGAACTTAGGCAGATGCATTGCCTCATCGGGTCCGATGACGATTTCCCATTCCGGAAGGTTTTCTTGGATATCACCTTTAAGAACAGCCACTTTGCCGGGGATGATCAGCTTACGGCATTTTGTTTTCTCTTCAATACCGGATTCTTTGATGAATTTACTGATAACTGAGCCGCTGAATTTTCCTGCAGCCCATGCCGTAAGAACGGAATACCCGCCAGCATCAGGAATTCCAAACCAAACAGGTACTTTGGATCTTTCTACTTCACCGGAAACAACGAAGTAGGTCAGAGCAAAGTCAACGGTGATAAGAACAGGTGAGTTGTCGCCAGGGTTGTTGATCGGATAGATTTTTGGCTCAACACGCATCGGTTTTTGCGGATCAGTATAGATATTCTGTCTTAAACCAAAGAGCGGAAGAGCACGCGCATAATCGATGTCATCCAGGACAATGATGGAGCCGTATTTCATGGTGAAAAGAGAAGCCAGAGCGACTTCCATGTATTTGTCGCCTTTAGCCAGCTCATTGACAAAGACAACCGAAGGATAACCGAAAGTACGGTCTTGCTCTTTCAATGAAATCCTGCGAATTTGGACGGCGTTGGTAAAAGCTTCACGTGCGGAAGCGATTCCCGTATCTAAGATCAATTCCTTGTAATCCAATTTCTGAACGTTTTCGGCTAAGGCATAGAGTTCATCCAAATTGGCTGCTTTTAAACCTAAGGGAAGTTTTTTATCTTTGACTAGGGCAACCATGGCTTCATAATTGCTGTTCGTAGCACCAAAAACAATCGGCAGCTCATCTTGAACCAGCGGCAACGCATCCTTCAAAACGGAAGCGTCGTCACAGATCAACATATAAGCAACTTTTAATTCCGAAGCTTTTACCTTGTTGATCAGAGACAGGTAAGCCTCTTTGTTGCCGGTATATTGCAAGGCGACGATTTCTGCTTTCATCTGTTCACCAATACGAACATAATCTACTTTTTTCATGTTGGCGATCCGAGTGTCAACTTGTTCCTGGGTCATCGCATCCGTCAGGCATACGGCAAAACGGTTTCTGTTAACAAAAGTTTCTTCATGGCGGAAAAGAACAGTTTCACCGCCGAGCTTGTATTCATTATCGCCCGTTCCAAAGGTGATCGCTTTCATCAAAGGTGCGGTTGATTCAGAGAGTTTAGCCATCGCTTCGTCGCTCATATGGCCGCATTTGCTAATTTCCGCGCCGCCGGCGGCAACCTTCATCGCAAAAGCCATACAGGTGGGGAAACCGCATTCTTTACAGTTGGTTTTGGGAGTCAGTTTATAGATATCCAATCCGGACATTGCCATTTTATATATTCCTCCTTGAAACAATATTTATATCATATACATCGAATCTGAATTATTTCATCGCATTAATAAACGCACGAATTGTCTCAGCTGAACGCGGATGACGTACGACAACGGCATCAGAACCGGCAGCGATGACGCTGGCAGCCGTAGAGATTTCCATGGCAATGCCACGCTCTTCCTGATTGCCCCATTCCGGAGAATCTTCTTCAGTCGACGCTGCTTCCTTGACGTTCCACGTATCGAAAGAAACCGGGGTAATAATCGGCATCTGAAGCGTCTTATCATTCTGGCCTAAACCAGCAAGACGGATACGGTCCATCGTTGAAGCCACATATTCAAATCCATAGCCGACAGGGGCGCTGCCGACATTCATGACAATACTTTCGTTTTTAATTTCAAGTTGATTAATTAAAATGTTTAATTGTTTGGCAAGGTTAATGTCGACGGATGATTCGGCAGCAACCTTATGTTTGTAAGCCGTGACACCTGCTGCAGCGACCGTTTTATAGTTGTCTTCCACAGCGGACATAAGTAAGACGTTTTTGCCTTCCAATACTTCGGCGACTTTCTCAAATAGCTTAAGATCTTTCTCATGATTCTGCGTACCGGCAATCACAAGAGGCGTTTTAATTGCTGCAGCAACTTCCTTAGCTAAAGCAGCACATTCGTTCACCGGTTTATTTAAACCGTTCGGGTCGGCGCCTTCAAAACGCAGACAAATAAAGTCAGGTGCATATTTTTCTTCTACCGCTTTCGCCCAAGCGACCGTACTGTCGATAGCAGAACCGTAAAGTGCCTTCAGCGCAGGAATCCAGCTCTCAGGATAAACATCAAGGATTTCCAAGCCAATTTTGGTACCGCTCCCGGTTTCACCGTCAAAATTATAGAACGGTAATGCGTTTTGACCACCAAGTGATAAGGTGTTTTCCCCTGTCCCTAATTCGAGATTGTTAATGCTTCCACTATACTTTTGGACTGAGGTTTTAAAAGCCACTAGAATCTCCTCCTTTTACTATAAACCGATTTTTTGACAAATATTTTTAACTGCCTGTTTGGATAAACTGTCATCAGGCAGTTTGACTGAAGGTATTCCCTGGGTGTCATAATCATAGACGAGTGGATCGAGAGCGATGACTCCCAGTAGCTCCAGGCCTTGCAGGGCTATTTCTTCCTTAATACCCTCGCTCAACTGCCCTTCAGGAGCTTTATTGATGATTAAGTACTGTTCTTTCACTTTCAGACCCAGTTCCTTAACCAGCTTATTGATACGGCCGACGGCCTGAACGCCGCGCCGTGAGCAATCACTGACCAAAAGCAGAATATCGATACTTCTGGCAGTACCTCTGCTTAAGTGTTCCATACCTGCTTCATTATCCATGATGACATAATCGTAATCTTCAGAGACTTTATCCAGTTGTTCTCTTAAGATCGTGTTGACGAAACAATAACAGCCTTTGCCTTCGGATCTACCCATGACGAGCAGATCATAACCATTGCCTTCAGAAATACTGGCATTTAACTGGTAGTTCAGATATTGCCCTTTGGTCATTCCGCCAGGAAATCCGTCGCGCATGGTCTCGCGCCTATTGACTTCTTCTTTGATCTCCCCGAGTGTTGTCTCGACTTCTATGCCAAGCACCTCATTTAAGTTGGCGTTGGCATCGGCATCCACAGCGAGAATAGAGCCTTTCTTCTGCTTGATCAGGTAGTCAATAATCAGACCTGTTATTGTGGTTTTCCCTGTTCCGCCTTTACCGGCCAGTGCAAGTGTCTTTCCCATAATCATTCCCCGTTTCACCTATGTGCTCGTATATGGTCTATATCAGGGCACTTAATTTGTCTTTAATCGCTTTGACCTCGTCAACAACTTGACTGTCAGCATAAGGGGACCGGTCAGCCCTGTCGGAATGGACAACATTCTGACTGTAGGTGATAAAGCCAAGACAGGCGTCGGGATCGACGTTTGCAAGGACATAATCCTTATCTGCCTGATCTTTGATTTTATTTCCCACAACATAAACTTTTTTAACTCCGATATCCGCAGCCAGTTTTTTTATCTTATGGTAGGTTTGCAGGCTTCTGGCTCCGGGCTCGACAACCACGATGAAAGCATTGACTCCCTGAGCGGTACCCCGTCCCAAGTGCTCGATTCCGGCTTCCATATCCATGACGACAACATCTTTATTATGCAGGACAAGATGTGAAGTCAGCCGTTTCAGAAGGACATGTTCAGGGCATACACAGCCCGATCCGCCGTTTTCTACCGTACCCATGGTAAGAAGGTTAACGCCATTATAGCGGGTACAGTATTTATCAGGAATGTCATCCACTTGTGGATTCAATTTGAACATTTTGCTAAAGGAGTCACCGGGTGTGTTCGTACGTTCGGCAATCATTTCTTTCATTTCCGCAATGGGTACGATTCCGGCAATAATTTCTTCCGGAAAGCCTAACGCCAAAGCGAGATTCGCATCGGGATCAGCATCGACAGCCAGTACACGAAAGCCCTCCGCCGCATATAATCTGCTTAAGATGGCAGCAAACGTCGTTTTGCCTACACCGCCCTTGCCGGTAATTGCAATTTTCATATGAACACCCCGTTTCTCCTATAGATAACCCTTCATAAGGTTAATTTGCATTAAAGGATAGATATTTAATCATACATTGAAGGTTTTTTTCTGTTTTTCGATAGCGCGTCAGGATGAATATTAAAACCCTGCCGGAGTTAAATCATCATACCCCGGAACATTCATTCTCTGATTGTTAAGGGCATCAACATGTGTTCTCTTCTCCTCAATCCGAGCTAAGATTTTTTCAGCGGCTATTTCAGGATTGGTCTCAAAGAAAAATTTCGCCCCAACGCTGTTTTCCAAACGGTTGGTTAAGATATCAGTTACTTCAGGGCTTCCTGTAACCGAAGGGATAACGCCGAGGAAGGTATCGATACCGGAGGTGACGACATACGTGCCGATGGCAACAGCTTTTTCCGACATCCATTCCATGGCTGCGCCGACGACAGGAAGTTCGCTCATATCCAGACCAAGGATCTTAGCCACTTCACCGACTAAATTCAAAATTCGGCTGTTATCGACACAGGAGCCCATATGCAGGACAGGCGGAATGTCTGCCAGTTCGCATACTTTTCTTAAGCCTTCGCCGCAGTATTTAATCGCATCATCACTGAGAAGTCCCGCTTTAGAAGCGGCCTGAGCAGCACAACCGGTAACGACCACAATGACATCATTGGCCAGTAGCTCTTTAATGAGTGTAACGTGGCTGCTGTCACCTTTAATCTTCGGGTTATTACAGCCAACAACACCGGCGGCCCCCCTTAATACACCCGAGACCAAACACTGAGCCAGCGGTTCGAATGTACCTGGTTTATGAGTATAGGAGTTGACGACAAGATTTAACTGGTTGATAATACCTTCATTGCTGTAGCCGATTCGGGATACTTGTTTATAGTCAGGTATTGAAACCTTATCCTGAGCTCTGTTCTTATAATTCTCAATGGCGACGCGGACTATTCCTTTGGCACATTCCAAAGCGTTATCTTTATCAAACTCAATGTGCATGGCGTCTGTGATTCTAGCAGTGCTGGATGTTGTAATGAATTTTGTGTGGAAACATTTTGCCAAAGGAGCAAGCGCAGGGAAAATACACTGTACGTCAACAATCATTGCTTCAACGGCGCCGGTGGCAATGCACAGCTCTTGTTGATTAAAACTACCCGCCGTTTTGATACCATGACGCATAGCAACCTCATTGCCGGTGCAGCAGACACCAACGAGATTAATGCCTTCAGATCCGACTTCTTTAGCCAGCGCTTTCAGTTCGGGATCTTCAGATGCGAGAACGATCATTTCCGATAAAGATGGATCATGTCCGTGCAATACAATGTTGACCATACCTTTATCGATAACACCCAGATTCATTTCCAGCTCGCGCGGCATGGGCGTTCCGAATAAAATATCACTGAATTGCGTTCCGATATAGGAGCCGCCATAACCATCGCTAAGTGAGGTTCGCATCGATAGGTTTATCATGCTTTCAGCATCAGCAGTACATCCCATATGTGTCGCGTGCAATATAGAAACGACTTCCTTATCAATGGCTTCCGGCTGCAGTTTGTTCTTCTGCCAGACAGCTTTTCTCTGTTCAGGTAAGCTCGTAGGCAGTGTCATGTTGCCAAACGGTCTGCCAAAATCGTATAAAGCCGCCTCGGATAGTTCATGGGCAATAGCATAAATATCCTTGCCTTCAGTTTCAATACCCCAAGCAGCCGCCAAGTTCAGCAGTTTCTTTTCATCCTTGATTTTGTAATCACCGTCTGGACGGATGGAATGAAGCACGTGGGCGATATGCCGGCCATGGTCGGAGTGAGCCGAGGTACCGGCAGCGACCATACGGGCATAATGACGGGAGGCGATGACATCGGCCGTCGCGCCGCAGACCCCTTTTTGAACCCCTTTACCCGGTATCGGGCTGACCCGGCAAGGACCCATTTGGCAAATTCGGCAGCAAACACCTTGTTCACCGAAGCCGCATTGGGTTTTCAGAGCGGCTTTTCTGTCCCACATGGTATCTAAGCCATTTTCCGCAGCCTTTTTGTACATTTCCTGCGTCGCCAGATCCAATGAGATGGTGGTTTCATCGAGTACCTTTTTCTCTTCGGGTACTTTTGTTTTTTCGTCCATTGCGATTTCCTCCTCAAATTTATTAACTTGTGTGTTGTTGAGAAATCGTAACCTGCAACAATCAGTTAATAATTTATATAAAAAGTGTACCTAATATGAAGTTACTAGGTAATAGGGAGCACAGAATTTACAGATATTTCAGAATTGTTTTGTCTATATAGTATATAATTAATTATTTCACAAGCATATAATTCTGTTGTAAAAGAACTGAAATGGTGTGTGAAATGCATGAAATGAATTATCAACCGTTTTAATTGTATATATACGTATATATAGATTATTGTAACACCATCATTATATCAGGCAAGTATAGAACTGTATATACAT is a genomic window containing:
- the acsE gene encoding carbon monoxide dehydrogenase/acetyl-CoA synthase methytransferase subunit, whose protein sequence is MDRFLVIGERIHCISPVIRQAIADRNPEPILQRAKEQLAAGAYYLDLNIGPAERDGEEVMAWAVQLLQSECDNVPICLDTANKKAIEAGIKVYNRSKGKPIINSADAGPRLGLLDVAAANDAMAIALCAKEGIPSDVEERITYCTEMLEKAMMLGMDPMDLLFDPLFLVIKGMQEKAPEVLETIRQITEMGLRTNAGLSNVSNGAPKNVRPIIDATYCAMAMQCGLTAAIVNPCDQRLMETIKTCDMIKGNMLYADSYLEL
- the acsC gene encoding acetyl-CoA decarbonylase/synthase complex subunit gamma — translated: MAMSGLDIYKLTPKTNCKECGFPTCMAFAMKVAAGGAEISKCGHMSDEAMAKLSESTAPLMKAITFGTGDNEYKLGGETVLFRHEETFVNRNRFAVCLTDAMTQEQVDTRIANMKKVDYVRIGEQMKAEIVALQYTGNKEAYLSLINKVKASELKVAYMLICDDASVLKDALPLVQDELPIVFGATNSNYEAMVALVKDKKLPLGLKAANLDELYALAENVQKLDYKELILDTGIASAREAFTNAVQIRRISLKEQDRTFGYPSVVFVNELAKGDKYMEVALASLFTMKYGSIIVLDDIDYARALPLFGLRQNIYTDPQKPMRVEPKIYPINNPGDNSPVLITVDFALTYFVVSGEVERSKVPVWFGIPDAGGYSVLTAWAAGKFSGSVISKFIKESGIEEKTKCRKLIIPGKVAVLKGDIQENLPEWEIVIGPDEAMHLPKFLRTLEGIN
- the acsD gene encoding acetyl-CoA decarbonylase/synthase complex subunit delta, yielding MAFKTSVQKYSGSINNLELGTGENTLSLGGQNALPFYNFDGETGSGTKIGLEILDVYPESWIPALKALYGSAIDSTVAWAKAVEEKYAPDFICLRFEGADPNGLNKPVNECAALAKEVAAAIKTPLVIAGTQNHEKDLKLFEKVAEVLEGKNVLLMSAVEDNYKTVAAAGVTAYKHKVAAESSVDINLAKQLNILINQLEIKNESIVMNVGSAPVGYGFEYVASTMDRIRLAGLGQNDKTLQMPIITPVSFDTWNVKEAASTEEDSPEWGNQEERGIAMEISTAASVIAAGSDAVVVRHPRSAETIRAFINAMK
- a CDS encoding ATP-binding protein, with amino-acid sequence MGKTLALAGKGGTGKTTITGLIIDYLIKQKKGSILAVDADANANLNEVLGIEVETTLGEIKEEVNRRETMRDGFPGGMTKGQYLNYQLNASISEGNGYDLLVMGRSEGKGCYCFVNTILREQLDKVSEDYDYVIMDNEAGMEHLSRGTARSIDILLLVSDCSRRGVQAVGRINKLVKELGLKVKEQYLIINKAPEGQLSEGIKEEIALQGLELLGVIALDPLVYDYDTQGIPSVKLPDDSLSKQAVKNICQKIGL
- a CDS encoding ATP-binding protein, with protein sequence MKIAITGKGGVGKTTFAAILSRLYAAEGFRVLAVDADPDANLALALGFPEEIIAGIVPIAEMKEMIAERTNTPGDSFSKMFKLNPQVDDIPDKYCTRYNGVNLLTMGTVENGGSGCVCPEHVLLKRLTSHLVLHNKDVVVMDMEAGIEHLGRGTAQGVNAFIVVVEPGARSLQTYHKIKKLAADIGVKKVYVVGNKIKDQADKDYVLANVDPDACLGFITYSQNVVHSDRADRSPYADSQVVDEVKAIKDKLSALI
- the cooS gene encoding anaerobic carbon-monoxide dehydrogenase catalytic subunit, with the protein product MDEKTKVPEEKKVLDETTISLDLATQEMYKKAAENGLDTMWDRKAALKTQCGFGEQGVCCRICQMGPCRVSPIPGKGVQKGVCGATADVIASRHYARMVAAGTSAHSDHGRHIAHVLHSIRPDGDYKIKDEKKLLNLAAAWGIETEGKDIYAIAHELSEAALYDFGRPFGNMTLPTSLPEQRKAVWQKNKLQPEAIDKEVVSILHATHMGCTADAESMINLSMRTSLSDGYGGSYIGTQFSDILFGTPMPRELEMNLGVIDKGMVNIVLHGHDPSLSEMIVLASEDPELKALAKEVGSEGINLVGVCCTGNEVAMRHGIKTAGSFNQQELCIATGAVEAMIVDVQCIFPALAPLAKCFHTKFITTSSTARITDAMHIEFDKDNALECAKGIVRVAIENYKNRAQDKVSIPDYKQVSRIGYSNEGIINQLNLVVNSYTHKPGTFEPLAQCLVSGVLRGAAGVVGCNNPKIKGDSSHVTLIKELLANDVIVVVTGCAAQAASKAGLLSDDAIKYCGEGLRKVCELADIPPVLHMGSCVDNSRILNLVGEVAKILGLDMSELPVVGAAMEWMSEKAVAIGTYVVTSGIDTFLGVIPSVTGSPEVTDILTNRLENSVGAKFFFETNPEIAAEKILARIEEKRTHVDALNNQRMNVPGYDDLTPAGF